In one window of Pseudomonas chlororaphis subsp. chlororaphis DNA:
- a CDS encoding YcxB family protein: protein MELQFSITPAHTETRLAEKLRQAMLEHDQQQARIMGSVAHWQSRLLGPLLLVLCLVGGALAIYFPEQRFTPEKLIALALFALVFIPLWWRYCERWLQHLQARIAAKPAKPHPPLRGLNQRLIESRLRASLKAAEGIYCLAFDDRGFTLSNAKGGKSTLAWEQIAHLRETPDFYAVACAELEHKGLAYHIAKHSDLMQPQAYQQGLQQFLSKCPPRAVTASS, encoded by the coding sequence ATGGAACTGCAGTTCAGCATCACCCCCGCACACACCGAAACCAGGCTCGCCGAAAAACTGCGGCAGGCAATGCTCGAGCATGATCAGCAGCAGGCGCGGATCATGGGCAGCGTCGCCCATTGGCAGAGCCGCCTGCTCGGGCCCCTGCTGCTCGTCCTGTGCCTGGTCGGCGGCGCCCTGGCGATCTATTTCCCCGAGCAGCGCTTCACGCCAGAGAAGCTCATCGCCCTGGCGCTGTTCGCGCTGGTCTTCATCCCGCTCTGGTGGCGCTATTGCGAGCGCTGGCTCCAGCACCTGCAAGCCCGTATCGCCGCCAAGCCTGCCAAGCCCCACCCACCGTTGCGCGGGCTGAACCAACGCTTGATCGAATCCAGGTTGCGCGCGTCCCTGAAGGCCGCCGAAGGCATTTATTGCCTGGCGTTCGACGACCGGGGCTTTACGTTGAGCAACGCCAAGGGCGGCAAGAGCACGCTGGCCTGGGAGCAGATCGCGCACCTGCGGGAAACGCCCGACTTCTACGCCGTGGCCTGCGCCGAGCTGGAACATAAGGGCCTGGCCTATCACATCGCCAAACACAGTGACCTCATGCAGCCCCAGGCATATCAACAAGGACTGCAACAGTTCTTGAGCAAATGCCCGCCCAGAGCAGTTACAGCGTCGAGCTGA
- a CDS encoding alanine/glycine:cation symporter family protein, with protein sequence MLEVINDFLSGKVLIVLIVGLGSYFTIRSRFVQLRHFLHMFAVFRDSLKGSAGQLSSFQALMLSLAGRVGAGNIAGVGIAVTLGGPGAVFWMWVTALVGMSSSFFECTLAQVYKRADGDGLYRGGPAYYIQHGLKLKGMAVVFSILLLVTYGFAFIGLQSYTVTHSLQNAFAFDPQHTGIVLAVLLAITFIGGIKRIASVSDLLVPIKTLAYIGVTLYVIGTQIEQVPAMLETIFKSAFGLDPAFGGLLGSAIVMGVKRGVFANEAGLGSAPNVAAVAAVKHPGAQGVVQAFSVFLDTFVICTCTALLILLSGFYTPGFEGDGIVLTQNSLAAVVGDWGRMFVSVALSLFVFTCILYNYYLGENSLQFLTRNRTALMTFRGLVLALVVWGSMQDLSTVFAFADITMTCLAFVNLVALAMLFKVGLRVMRDYDEQRRAGVSQPVFDSSKFTDLDLDLKAWPTSPSVAAEADVQPQGIPAAQR encoded by the coding sequence ATGCTCGAAGTCATCAACGACTTCCTCTCAGGGAAAGTACTGATCGTGCTCATTGTCGGGCTCGGTAGCTACTTCACGATCCGCTCGCGTTTCGTTCAATTGCGCCACTTCCTCCACATGTTCGCGGTGTTCCGCGACAGCCTCAAAGGCAGCGCCGGGCAACTCAGCTCGTTCCAGGCCCTGATGCTCAGCCTTGCCGGCCGTGTCGGTGCAGGCAACATCGCCGGTGTCGGCATCGCCGTGACCCTCGGTGGTCCGGGTGCGGTGTTCTGGATGTGGGTGACCGCACTGGTCGGCATGTCCAGCAGCTTCTTCGAATGTACCCTGGCCCAGGTCTACAAGCGCGCCGATGGCGACGGCCTGTACCGTGGAGGTCCGGCTTACTACATCCAGCACGGCCTGAAGCTCAAAGGCATGGCGGTGGTGTTCTCGATCCTGCTGCTGGTCACCTACGGCTTCGCCTTCATCGGCCTGCAGTCCTACACCGTGACCCACTCGCTGCAGAACGCCTTTGCCTTCGACCCACAACACACCGGTATCGTCCTGGCGGTGCTGCTGGCCATCACCTTCATCGGCGGTATCAAGCGCATCGCCTCGGTGTCCGACCTGCTGGTACCGATCAAGACTCTGGCCTATATCGGCGTGACCCTGTACGTGATCGGCACCCAGATCGAACAGGTCCCAGCCATGCTGGAAACCATCTTCAAGAGCGCCTTCGGTCTCGACCCGGCCTTCGGTGGCTTGCTCGGCAGCGCAATTGTCATGGGCGTGAAGCGTGGCGTGTTCGCCAACGAAGCGGGCCTGGGCAGTGCGCCGAACGTCGCCGCCGTGGCCGCCGTGAAGCACCCGGGCGCCCAAGGCGTGGTCCAGGCTTTCAGCGTGTTCCTCGACACCTTCGTGATCTGCACCTGCACCGCGCTGCTGATCCTGCTGTCGGGCTTCTACACCCCTGGCTTCGAAGGTGACGGCATCGTCCTGACCCAGAACTCGCTGGCCGCCGTGGTCGGTGACTGGGGCCGCATGTTCGTCAGCGTCGCGCTGTCGCTGTTCGTCTTCACCTGCATCCTCTACAACTACTACCTGGGCGAGAACAGCCTGCAGTTCCTCACCCGCAACCGCACTGCGCTGATGACTTTCCGCGGCCTGGTGCTGGCGCTGGTGGTCTGGGGTTCGATGCAGGACCTGTCGACCGTGTTCGCCTTCGCCGACATCACCATGACCTGCCTGGCCTTCGTCAACCTGGTGGCCCTGGCCATGCTGTTCAAGGTCGGCCTGCGCGTGATGCGCGACTACGACGAGCAGCGCCGCGCCGGCGTCAGCCAGCCAGTGTTCGACTCCAGCAAATTTACCGATCTGGACCTGGACCTGAAGGCCTGGCCGACCAGCCCGTCGGTTGCTGCCGAGGCCGACGTTCAGCCGCAAGGTATTCCCGCAGCGCAACGCTGA
- a CDS encoding asparaginase: MNANTYPAAQNVMVLYTGGTIGMQASAHGLAPASGFEARMRDYLHSQPELVVPDWRFREMAPLIDSANMTPAYWQRLREAVVDAVDVQGCDSVLILHGTDTLAYSAAAMSFQLLGLPARVVFTGSMLPAGVTDSDAWENLGGALVALGQGLAPGVHLYFHGELLAPTRCAKIRSFGRHPFAALQRQGGAAKATSIPAQLDYRQGKQLARVGVLPLVPGIAAEQLDALLGSGIQALVLECFGSGTGPSDNPQFLASLQRAREQGIVIVAITQCHEGGVELDIYEAGSRLRGVGVLSGGGMTREAAFGKLNALLGAGLDSAEVRRLVELDLCGELS; the protein is encoded by the coding sequence ATGAATGCCAACACCTATCCTGCCGCGCAGAACGTCATGGTGCTCTACACCGGCGGCACCATCGGCATGCAGGCCAGCGCCCACGGCCTGGCCCCGGCCTCGGGTTTCGAGGCGCGGATGCGCGACTACCTGCACAGCCAGCCCGAGCTGGTGGTGCCCGACTGGCGCTTTCGCGAGATGGCGCCGCTGATCGACAGCGCCAACATGACCCCAGCCTACTGGCAGCGCCTGCGCGAAGCCGTGGTCGATGCGGTCGACGTGCAGGGCTGCGACAGCGTGCTGATCCTGCACGGCACCGACACCCTGGCCTACAGCGCCGCGGCCATGAGCTTCCAGCTGCTGGGCCTGCCCGCCCGCGTGGTGTTCACCGGCTCGATGCTGCCGGCCGGGGTGACCGACAGCGATGCCTGGGAAAACCTCGGCGGCGCCCTGGTCGCCCTCGGCCAGGGCCTGGCGCCGGGCGTGCACCTGTACTTCCACGGTGAACTACTGGCGCCGACCCGCTGCGCGAAGATCCGCAGCTTCGGCCGTCATCCGTTCGCGGCGTTGCAGCGCCAGGGTGGCGCAGCCAAGGCGACCTCGATTCCAGCGCAGCTGGATTACCGCCAGGGCAAGCAACTGGCCAGGGTCGGCGTATTGCCGCTGGTGCCGGGGATCGCTGCCGAACAGCTCGACGCCCTGCTGGGCAGCGGCATCCAGGCGCTGGTGCTGGAGTGCTTCGGCAGCGGCACCGGGCCGAGCGATAACCCGCAGTTCCTGGCCAGCCTGCAACGCGCCCGGGAACAGGGCATCGTGATCGTGGCCATCACCCAATGCCATGAAGGCGGCGTGGAACTGGACATCTACGAGGCCGGCAGCCGCCTGCGCGGCGTCGGCGTACTGTCCGGCGGCGGCATGACCCGCGAAGCGGCCTTCGGCAAGCTCAACGCCCTGCTGGGCGCCGGCCTGGACAGCGCCGAAGTGCGGCGCCTGGTGGAACTGGACCTGTGCGGCGAGCTGAGCTGA
- a CDS encoding AraC family transcriptional regulator has translation MLHSHLTTLNAVSLMLNTFKDQGLPSDALLAGSGINAADLSRADTRITTNQEMLVCANAVALQRDIGLELGRRMHVSSYGMLGYALLTSATLGDALRLALRYPALLGTLFELSLEADGELIWLTAADYRENPALATFNIEFCLVSLKVICDDLLGHPLPLRGARFDYPAPDYQRRYAERFDCPLQFDATCNAFAFDRRWLEQPLPLADAITHQAMAERCRKQNTEFTGRQAWLGRIRQLLAAQLDAAPGLEGLAEQMNCSARTLRRHLKDLGCSYQELLDELRFERAKQMLCEDDLPIYRIAEALGFSETASFRHAFVRWSGVAPSQFRP, from the coding sequence ATGCTGCATTCCCACCTCACCACCCTCAACGCCGTGTCGCTGATGCTCAACACCTTCAAGGACCAAGGGCTGCCCAGTGACGCGCTGCTGGCCGGCAGCGGCATCAACGCCGCCGACCTGAGCCGCGCCGACACCCGCATCACCACCAACCAGGAAATGCTGGTGTGCGCCAACGCCGTGGCCCTGCAACGGGATATCGGCCTGGAGCTGGGCCGGCGCATGCACGTCTCCAGCTACGGCATGCTCGGTTATGCCCTGCTCACCAGTGCCACCTTAGGTGACGCTTTGCGCCTGGCGCTGCGTTATCCGGCGCTGTTGGGAACACTTTTCGAGCTGAGCCTGGAAGCGGACGGCGAGCTGATCTGGCTGACCGCCGCGGATTACCGCGAGAACCCGGCGCTGGCGACCTTCAATATCGAGTTCTGCCTGGTGTCGTTGAAGGTCATCTGCGATGACCTGCTGGGCCATCCGCTGCCCTTGCGCGGCGCCCGCTTCGACTACCCCGCGCCCGACTACCAGCGCCGCTACGCCGAGCGCTTCGACTGCCCGCTGCAATTCGATGCAACCTGCAATGCCTTCGCCTTCGACCGGCGCTGGCTCGAACAGCCGCTACCCCTGGCGGACGCCATCACCCACCAGGCCATGGCCGAACGCTGCCGCAAGCAGAACACCGAATTCACCGGGCGCCAGGCCTGGCTCGGACGCATCCGCCAGCTGCTGGCGGCGCAACTGGACGCCGCGCCGGGCCTGGAAGGCCTGGCCGAACAGATGAACTGCTCGGCCCGCACCCTGCGCCGGCACCTCAAGGACCTGGGGTGCAGCTATCAGGAACTGCTCGACGAGCTGCGCTTCGAACGAGCCAAGCAGATGCTCTGCGAGGACGACCTGCCGATCTACCGCATCGCCGAAGCCCTGGGCTTCAGCGAAACCGCGAGCTTCCGCCATGCCTTCGTGCGCTGGAGCGGCGTCGCCCCGAGCCAGTTCCGGCCCTGA